The window TGAGTTTGGGAAGCCATGAAAGGTACCTCGTATGGAATCACTTTCACCATATTGTTTCCATTGCTCGGCTCAATGCCCCATTTCGATTTTCTTATCAGAGTGCGTTTATATTCAGAAAGTTAATTTTCTTAATCAGTCTGCTAAACTAAGTCAACCATATTTTTGTACTTCTATAATCAGAAATTACAATTAGTCATTTTGATAATATACTTCAGTTCTAAGTCCTAACTATTCCTTCTACGAGATTTTAGAAGGTTGCTGCATATTATCAGTGAAATCCAGGCTGCTAGTTTCATAGAGAAGCTCCAACATCGTAACCAGTATCTGTCGTCACCCTCACAATCCATATCCCATCCATAACAATATATGGTGGTAATACCTTTTGCATGATCGTCACCCTAAACAATAAAGCCTAAAGCCTAAGCCCTAAACCTGAGGAATTGGTACTCTAATCAATCTGCTAATGCAGTGTTTGTGGCCTTGTGGGAGGCGAAGAGGAGCGCCGGGTTCAACCTAGGGGTCTTCTTTCCTCGAGCTACCTTTGTGTCGCCACAGTTCACCTTCCCACGAATGCTCAGCCTGCAGATCTGCTGCTCTCCTGTGAGTATGGATGCTTTATCTCCTGCAGCTCTTCCCAAGCGAGTATTATTGCAGATTCCTAAACCATGTATAATTGTGTTGAAATTGATTAGAAAACAAAGCGCATGAGCTAGCTCGGTTGCTGTTGTTGTGATATTTAACTAAACACGATTACATTCTATATGGTTGCTGTTGTGATATTTGGAAGATTTTTGATAATGTCTTGCTATACTTCACATATTTGGAAAACTGCTGGTTTGGTTTGGTTATACTGTAGATATTAGAGGTTCATGCTTGAAGCCAAAATCTGCACCTGATCATTGATCTTCCTTTATGCTTCCCCGTTGTTATTTTTCCTAGAGCACTGTGAATGCTTAGTTTTTGGGTTTGAGCATTGAGAATTTTTCTCTTTTTGTAGCCTGGTGCAGATGCAATAGATATTGTCACTCTTGCTGATTCAGATTCAGGCTGTTGTTCTCATTCTGGCTGTTGTGGGTTTTGTGCTAATTTAGGTCGTGCAGGACGTTGTGCTAATTTTCTTGACGCTTCTTGCATATGCCACCCTGGCTCGCAGTCCGTGCTTCGCCTTTGTTGTCTCTTTGGAATTGATGTTTGTTGATGCTGGTGGTGGAACGGGAGGTGGTGCCTGGCGGGACACTCTCCCTTGGATCTGAAGGTACTTGCTGATGTGAACGGTTGTCTTCTTAATACTCAGGTAATGCTTGTGGGTGGAGAGTAGACATTGCTATCAAAAGGATTCCTGGGCAAAATTTAAGAAATATGCCAAGTACATGGTACTTGGGCCACATTGTCTAGTTTGCTAAATTGATAGTGGTCGAAGAAAAGGTTCACATGCTTGCTAACTTATTTCTACAAACACCAACACCTCATGACTCAACTCACTTAAGTTGGAAGTTAGTCAATAAAAGAGAAGGCATGTTCCCCTAATACATTAATTGTTAATCCATGGATGGAGCTTCATCATGTCTTAATTGGTTTGTCACATCATGCCACTtagaaattactccctccgtcctaaaatacgtGTTGCCGATTTAGAGCAgagttgtactaactttgtactaaatcaacgatgcttattttgggacagagggagtactattttgtATTCATATAGTGATCTTTATCTCAGTAGTCAGATCCAGCATTGATCAAATGTCATTGGCGCTCTTATCGATGAGACACAGGATAGACTGGATCTTAGTCGTTGCTAGTTTGTGTTCTACTccttccgtaaagaaatataagagtgtttagataactactttagtgatctaaacactcttatatttctttacagagggaatacTTTTATCTAATGAGGCTATGAATCCACCTGCTCATTTGTTTATAACCCGCAGGCTCTGATGGTTCATGGTGTTATTGTTGGTATAGAATTTTGCAGGTACTAGCCATAGCGTTATTACTATAGAGAAGGATCTCAGCAGCTTTCGGACCATGtggcatagttcctgtttgttcaaCATGTTAATAATTTTTTATCACATTGAGGTCCTACAAATTCTGCAGTTCTAATCTTGTTTGCTTGAATTAGTGCCTCAATCTTAAATTCTTCATTCAGCAAACAGTGATGCTTGCTCTTAGAACACACATGTATGTGTGAAATTTGAAGTTTGATTGTGTTGTGATGGTTCATCAGGTTGTTGTACTCTTGTCAAAATTGCCTAAGCAAAAGAAGTGCTAAAAGGAGCGCCGATGGGGTATTGTTTTGGTGAACTTAAACACGTCATAATCTGTCCATTATGTGGTAGGATTAAATGCGTACTATATTTCTTATGGAATGTGCTTAATATTTTGTTGTATCATTATGTGGATTAACGAAAGGTATTctccattttcttttcttttttaggaGACAGGAGTCCTATTGAATGTCTCTACATTAGAATGAAGGCAAGCATTGTAGGTCCCTCAACTATTTTAGTGGTGTTATGTATGTCCTCAAACTATGAAAATCGGCATCCAGGTCCTCGAAGTGTAGTGTATCATTCATATCCAAAATCTGTCTGACCCCACCTGACCAGCCAGCAGGCGTCGTTGACTCGTGACATGTTAGAAGGCGGCCCTCCAATGCGACGGCCAGCGATGGAAATATGCAAATAAATTCAAATTCatggtttcaaaaaatgtttgtgaatatgGAAAAATGTTCATGACTTTGAAACAAATGTTCACTAGTTTATAAAAATGTTCGCGAATATGAAAAAATGTTCGCAACTTGAAGAAAaattcgcgaacgatgaatttgaaaaaaatattcgCAAATTTAAGAAAATGTTTGTGAACCATAAATTTAATAGAAAAGAAAATATGTTCACgaacaataaatttgaaaatatGTCCGCGGACAACAAAAAAATTCGTGAATACGAAACAAATGTTTGCAAGTTTAAAAAATACTATTGAAGAATaataaatttgaaaatatgttcgTGAGCTACAAATATCGTTTGTGAATATGGAAAAAATGTCCGTgacttcaaaaaatgttctcgAACAATGAATTGGAAAAAAAATTGCGAACAATGAATTTGGAAAATTTCATGATTTAGAAAAATGTTTGTGAATGCTAAATtttgaaagaaaataaaatatgttCGCAAACCAACAATATTGTTCACAAATGataaatttgaaaatatgttcacGAACACAAAAATAGTTCACGAATATGGAAAAAACTTttgtgaattttgaatttgaaaaataGTTTGCACAATTTGAATATATGTTCTTTATTTAAATAGCAATGTTTAAttgtttgtgaatttaaaatattcacGGATTTACAAGAATACTCTTGAACCAAGCACATTGATGTGAGATATCACTGGATTTGAGATGTTGTGAGTTCCAAGTTGCTGAAACTTGAGAAGATCCATACCGACGATAATGGTTCGGATATTATGACCAAAATACTGCCAAATGAGAAGCTACTAGTATGTTGCAAGGTAGCGGACATGGCGGTGCTCCCCTCATGAGTCGGAgcgggatatttgttgggatatcctcCTCATATGGGCTGTGAGGAGATTACCATTTGAAGCCTTTTAGGCAGCCCAAAGAGATGCAAAAGCTCACTACCCATTAGGGTTATGACCTAGGGTTATTTTGTACTTTGCACGTGAGTGGATGGGGATGCTTTACCCTCCATCCAGCATTCACCACCAAATGCGACGAAAATCAGTTCATCCTCCAATGGAGAAGAAGAGAGAAAACTAAGAGagaaagggaagaagaggaagattgaagGAAGAAGCGAAGGGAGCTCCTCCCCAAGGTTGTGATGTTCCAGATCCATTACCTTGTCTCCTTCAAGCTCCGGTTCCATCATCTTTGGTGAGATTGTTCCAATCCCTAACCAGCTCCGAANNNNNNNNNNNNNNNNNNNNNNNNNNNNNNNNNNNNNNNNNNNNNNNNNNNNNNNNNNNNNNNNNNNNNNNNNNNNNNNNNNNNNNNNNNNNNNNNNNNNNNNNNNNNNNNNNNNNNNNNNNNNNNNNNNNNNNNNNNNNNNNNNNNNNNNNNNNNNNNNNNNNNNNNNNNNNNNNNNNNNNNNNNNNNNNNNNNNNNNNNNNNNNNNNNNNNNNNNNNNNNNNNNNNNNNNNNNNNNNNNNNNNNNNNNNNNNNNNNNNNNNNNNNNNNNNNNNNNNNNNNNNNNNNNNNNNNNNNNNNNNNNNNNNNNNNNNNNNNNNNNNNNNNNNNNNNNNNNNNNNNNNNNNNNNNNNNNNNNNNNNNNNNNNNNNNNNNNNNNNNNNNNNNNNNNNNNNNNNNNNNNNNNNNNNNNNNNNNNNNNNNNNNNNNNNNNNNNNNNNNNNNNNNNNNNNNNNNNNNNNNNNNNNNNNNNNNNNNNNNNNNNNNNNNNNNNNNNNNNNNNNNNNNNNNNNNNNNNNNNNNNNNNNNNNNNNNNNNNNNNNNNNNNNNNNNNNNNNNNNNNNNNNNNNNNNNNNNNNNNNNNNNNNNNNNNNAAGTTCCCTAAATATCTAGCATACATGAGTAGTTTGCCTATGGAGATGTTTATTTGCATGAGAATAAAAAAATGATTCGTGTTATCCATAACACTATTGTAACGTAGAAAATTATGTGAAGGCATTCATAGCTGAACCAAATTGTTACCTTGTGTATAAATAGAATAGCGGAAGATATcatttataaaataatatttcatttGGACAATCATGACTTCGTATCATTTTAACACAATTACCTCTAGCAAGGATGTTATCATGTATTGTTGCATTCATATTCCTTATAAAACTCAAATGAATGTTGATCGATGTGCATAGAACATTGATGTTTTTATGAAATATTTTATGATCAGATTTCCGTTCTTGGTTTTTGTCAATATATGAGAGTTGTTTCCCTTAAGAGTTTCTAAAGAGTTATTCCAGTTGTTTATTTAGTTTTCACAAGTTCATTCATTTGTACAAGAAGTATACTTTTTTTAGTACATATTTCATTTGATGCTTCTAGAATCCGATCTCATGATAGTGAACTATACTTGCATGGCACAAGCTCCTTAAGCCTGCAGTGATATGTGAGCCAGATATAACCATGATGACTAGATCGGAGGATGACGACTGCCTGATCCTCGCGAGCGATGGCTTGTGGGATGTCATCAAGAACCAGATCGCCTGCAATGCCGTGAGGAATTGCCTAGAATTTGAAAACAAGAATAACCAAGGTGCTCCTAGAGAGGGTGCACTGATAGGACAAGAGGAAGAGGTTGGCTGCAACAATGCTGCAACCCTCCTAAAGAACATGGCAATCTGCAAGCATAGCCAGGATGACATTAGTGTTGTTGTACTTGATCTGAAAGCGAGAGGTTAGCTAGGCAGATTGCATGAGGTCATCATCTCCTTTGCAACTTATACTTGATGTGGGTGAAACATTGCCATGGTTAGAGATTTATTATAGACATGGATGATTGGAACTGTACAAATATGTTGGTCACATATATGTTCGTTGCTTAGTGTTCCCATTAGTTTTCTTCGCGGTAGCTTTGTTTGTGGTTATCTGTCAAACCTGCTGAACTTATCTGATACAGGTTTGGTGTTTGCAGTTAGCActcaagcaaacaaatttgcatgtGTGTTACACCCACCAGCGCTCTGGTATTACCTGGCTTAGGCCCATTTCTTTTGCTTGAGTGCTAACTACATATTTGAAGCAAGGTGCAGGCCTAATGGGCTAATATGAAACAAGGTAGTTGCTCCACAAAACAAAAACGAAACTACTTCGTATGGTGGAAATCCTTGTTAACGGACACCCCTGGAAAATCACCAAACTCCCATGGCGATAAGTAGCGCTAAAGTTTTGGTGAATTTTTTCAGAGGGAGGCTGGGAAGAGGATGTACAATTTATTTTTTGTGAGATCTAACTTCCAAAATAAAATATTTTGCAACTTGAGCATCCAAATTACGAACTGGTTCCATCATTGTGTTCCTTGCATTGAGATATTTGAAATTAGATAAGATCTTAATAAATTTCGACGAAATCATTTTTGGGCATAATTTTTCTTCCAAAAGATAATAACATGTGCTTCCAATGGTAACAAAGTTGTACTTCACACTCAAACATACTTGTACTTCCCGTGTGGGTAGTCTACTCGCGCCTAGAGTAAGTTTTGCTCTCTATTTAATGAATCTACTATGTGACATTGAAGAGACATGTGTGCTTCATGGCCAAGCACACATGTGCTTCGCATGTTATAGATGCCAAGCACAAATGTGCTGCAGTTTTAACCTATACTCCTGACTTGTTGCAACTTGTACTACTCAATGCAACATGTACCTAATCAGTTAATTAGTCAATACAACTGAACTATATTACAGACATGGGAAATTTGGGTACGGGGGATCTAGGAAAATGTAGAAAGCAATTCATAAGAAAAATAACGGAGAAAACAACACTTGGCTCCTTTGCGAGCCCCTAGCTTACCCCGTACTCCACAAGTGACAAGTACCAAGTGCGCCCCCGGCAGCCCAGCAAGGGGATACCCCTGATTAGTTGTTCCCAGGTATCTTGTGTCTAATGCTATATACCTAAGGGAGTCATTGTCACTAACTTATTTGtcacaacatgcaagcatgccacctcatcatacaactATGAATAGGATAATGCCCACCTCAGCATGCACTCATGCATGGCAAAAGGCCCACCACAACATTCAACCATGCATGAGAAAATGTTTTTCATTGATTATTCTACTTATATAAAATTAATATAGTTACAACTATACATAATCCAATATAATAAGTCATATGAAACTTTAATTTTGGTTCTCATGTTATCAACTAAATTTTTCATAAACTAATTTTTGTAGCAACACGGGGTATCCTCTATTACAAATAAATTGTTGAACCAACAATGGATCATTAGTTTCCTATTTCATCCCATGGCTGACAATTTTTGGCAAATCCTTTTCCAACCGCCGCCCTATACGGAACAACGTCTCCACTAAACCCTCTTCTTGTTCCATTTTTGTCTCAAATTAATTAACATGAGCGTCAAATTCATCTCGGCTGCTCGCTATCCATCTCACTCTTCTCCCATGTGGTTCCTCAATCTCGAGGACATGCCATCTCTGTAGCACCCCATGTTGATGGATCACCCTTTACACTACAAGAGAGCACTGATGGCACATTATGACATTAGATGGCCGCGGTTCCCGCCACCCATGGAGGATTGCCACACCAATCTTTAGAAGATAATTGTTGCTGCCCTTACCTTA is drawn from Triticum dicoccoides isolate Atlit2015 ecotype Zavitan chromosome 4A, WEW_v2.0, whole genome shotgun sequence and contains these coding sequences:
- the LOC119290065 gene encoding probable protein phosphatase 2C 37, with protein sequence MMTRSEDDDCLILASDGLWDVIKNQIACNAVRNCLEFENKNNQGAPREGALIGQEEEVGCNNAATLLKNMAICKHSQDDISVVVLDLKARGLVFAVSTQANKFACVLHPPALWYYLA